The genomic stretch aaaaaatggTTTCATTAAGTTGCCTGTAACTTACCCTTCTTACtggacagaaaagaaagagtTGCCTGCCTCTGCTTTTCCTGTAGAACAACAGAGTCAGGATTTTCACTGAATACTATCGataaataaaactgcagctgtTTACCAGATCTTGTtataaattaattaaaacagACTTGTATTCAGTTACCTGAACACTTTCCTTCCACTTTTGGTGGAGCAGTTTAGCCAGGTTGAGGTCCATCTGTACTGCACAGTCATCGGTAGAATCTGATCATTGTAGACAGGAGTGAAGGAATGGATCAGCTCAACAACAATGACCCCTGCAGCTTGGTTTTAAATTTTACTGAGAGTAATAAACTGAATCAACAGAATACAAAACCTAACTCTGTTTTGATTCTCAGTAAAGTCAAAATCTATTTATACCAAAAGATATTATTTGAGAAAGTTATCAGATTATGTCACTCCAAGGTCATCAAATACAAGTGATGCATTACATCAATATGCTATACAgtaatgtgtgtctgtgtgtgcgtatgtgtgagaGTAGAATGTGATTTTCTAAAATATGCATATATCATACTTGGGTTGATCTGCAACTGTCCTGTGTTGTAAAAATATCTCTTATGATCTCTGTAACTTATACACAATATTTGATGAGTTCTTTAagaatcacttcctgtcttatTTACCTGGGTCCACTCCCACTGGGCCAAACAGTTCTATTAGCTGGAGAGCCACCTCAGTGGGTAGCTTCAGCTCCACACTCTGGATATCCAAGTGATGACTTCCAGCAGCTCCCATGTGTCTTCTTCCAGGtatgtcctttttttcttcttcctctatcCTGTTTAGCTCAGCCTGCAGCAACGCACTGACCGCTTCCATGCTGGCCAACTCATCCTCAGTTTCAACAGTTGCCTCCTCAGTTACCAATCCTTCATCCCAAACTTCTgatcccacttcctgttcttgttCCATGCCTGTTCTCTCTCCTGCATTTGTCACGAGATGTTCTGTTTGAAGGGATGTTTCCAAAAGTGAAGTTGTTTCAGAACAACCTTTGTCCGTAACTGTACATTCAAGATGACCCCCAGAATTGCCGGGTCTCCAATCTGACTCTGACATTTTGTCCTCAATCCCAACAGGCTGGTTCTGAGTGTGACGTTTCTCTATTGCATCGGGACATGTTGCGTTTTCCACAACAGGCTTTATCTCATTTCCTCCATCCTCTGTACCATCCTTCAGTTTTTGGTCTACATCTTCTTCTTTGAAGAAGATCTCTCCAGAGTCCAGCAATAAGTTGGTGGTCCATTCCAAGTCCTGATGACATTTGTCAAAGAGATCCTCCAGGGTGTCAAAACTAACCAGTTTAAAATGACGGCTGAGGATGCGCAAACTCTCAAGTCTGTCTTGACTTACCCCAAGGTCTTTGTCTTCCAGCTGTGTGCTTTTGTCATGCACCACACGATACGGCACCTCTCTGTGGCTGCGTGAGTGAGCTGCAGTTGACAACTTAAACCAAGAAGAATTACCAGACAGCACAATAATGTTATGAAGTTGGCTATAAGTGGCGATGAACTCTTCATCTAGGTTATTCTGATTACTAAGACGCCAGAGAAAAGCAAAGTCCTGTGGTTCTGTCTGGGAGAAACAGTCTGAGACTCCTACAGACAGAGGGGAAGACGGCTGAGGCTTCGATCTTGACTGGATGGAAAGGTCAGAATTTGGCTCAAGACAAGTACTCCATTCAGGACCTAAATGTTGAACATCAGTGTTAGTGCTCATCTGACAACTGTTAACATTTATTGAGCCTACCACAGAATCCACTGAAGAAGAGGGGCAATTCTGGGTGAAGGTGAGGGCTAGTTTACACTGCTTTCCTGATCTACGGCCCTgatgctgcttcctctcctgaTTGCCTCCAATACAGGAACTACTTTCTGCTCCAACAGAGTTCCCACAAACAGGACTCAGATTGAAGTTGCTATTTTGACTTACATTGGCAACAGAACTAGTATGTGTGCTGCCATCTACCTCGGTGACAGTAGTATCAAGCTCCATATCATCACCACAGTGTACATCTGCCTCAACAGTGTCAGATAGAGCCAATGAACTAATATCAGGAGATAAGAGGGGACTCGTAATGGCTGGTTTTAAAGCCAGAGATCCCGTTTCATTGTGACTTTCCTTGTTGATATTTACATCATTTTCTGCTTTGGGAACTCCCCAATCATCCATTAAGGCTACCGTGGTATTAGAAGAGTCATTCATCTTCTGGTCCAACACAAAGTCAGGTAATTCTCCATGGCTGCGGTTTAGTAACATGTCTTGTTCTTTCTCTTTACTGCTGGAGCTACCATAACATCTATATGCTTCCTCCTTGTTTGGCTCTAATTCTTCTTCAGAGCTTGAAGATAGGGAGGATGAACTGAAATTGTCCATCTGAATGTCAGCAACATCTGTCTGAATAAGATCCAGAAGCTTCTGAAACTCTGTTTTATCGGCCTCAGGCTGTAATTTGTTTTGGGTTTCATTGGATCGAGATGCAGCTTCGTCTGTGTTCTCATGTCTTTCTTTAcacccttctcttctcttcctcacctgGCGCTGCTGTAGAAACCCCTCACATGGCCAGTCTCCTGTAAAATCCATTTGAGGTATGCCTTGTACACCCTCGTGCCTCAGCAAGtcacttgtttgtgtttcctcttcctttgaCCTTTCTTTGTCCCCCAATTTTCTATCTGATTGGTTGGCATATTTCACCAGATCTGCAGGCTCCAGGTTGTCCAAACAAGATCTCCTACTTGGCCTCTCTCGTCTTACTCTTTGTCCAATTGTCTCAGAAAAAACTGCAGACATTTCATCACCCTGCTGATCTTCATTCATCACTGACTCCACTAGACAATCTGGGATTGTCTGATCAACTGTCAGATGATGTAGCTCCAACTGTGCATCCAGCTCACATTTTACTTCATCTGAATCTATGTCCTTGTCCATCTCTGGCATTTCAGGATTTTCTGCGGCTGTTCCAGTTGGTTGAAAATTGAGGGATTCTAATTCAGTAAACCTGCAGGCTCCATCTTCCACAAGTCCCATTTCACCACTAAGACCAGTAGAAGAAACATCAGGAAGTGAGGAGAacagatgaggatgagacaATTCAGGCTGTCCAACAATGTCGGGACAATGTGTCTCAGAAGATAACAACCTGGAGAAATCAGAGGAAATGTGGATGCTTCACCTCACAGCACAAGAGTGGCACAGCATTTTTAAACAGTGCTAtttcttaaatatttattcatctagattaaataatttatttgtcAGCCGATAAAATTGAACATCGACTAGTTAAATGTATAATATCAACAAAGCAGACCAACTGCTCTTACTCAGAGCTTTCATCCTCCAGAAGGTGGCATTGTTGGAACTCCATCTGTGGTCCTAAGATGGACTGGACAGAGACAACACGCTCGTACTTACTGAGCATATGCCGTATGGTCTCCAAAGGCACGTCATGTGTGGTACGTCTGCACACATAAAAAGGACAAATACAAACTAGGTTTCTTTAGCATAGATATTGCTTAACTGCCACTTTACAAGATTATTAGAAAATCTAAATATTACATATACTTGTTACttgtattaaaacaaaaatttgGTTTATATTCATTTAGCcattagatttttaaaaaggtctAACTGAAATCAATCACTGGAAAAATAGTAAATATCATTATTCTTGTACCTCATCAGTTCTCTGGGCTTATACCGCCACCATGTGTCTGGCTCCCGGAACAGGACCTTGTATCCATGTTTGACTGCCTAATACCAAAAAGAGACCAAAAGGACTCTATATGCATTGTTTCAATGTGAGGTAAACATTATGAATGTAGTTTCTAGAGTGCTAAATTCTACAGTTAGTgataaaatatcaatatttccTGTATTGCAGGAGATTTGACTGACCTGAATCACATAGGGTCTCATCTCCCAGCCTTGCAGGTTTGTGTTGTCGATGATAATGGGGTTAGAGCCCCTTTGAAAAGCTTCTTTGGCTGTGCCATGAAATTGTGacgagagagaaggaaaaataaactTGATCGACATGATAAAATATGCTTATGCCTTTTCTCAACAGGTTGCCGGTTGGTAAACAATAATCCTAATCTTTTTGTTCCACAAGAGACAATGAGATGGATTCTCTACTGCCAGTTCAATAaataagttaaataagaccATTTTATCTAAAGATTATTGTGATTGACAAGTTGGCCTTAGTCAATTACAGAAGATCAAAAAAACTCTGGGTTGACCTTCAGTGTCCATTTTTGAAAGAAGAGTCTCTTGGTGCCGAGTTGTCTTACCTCTTTTGTGGTTCGACTCGTGGGCATCCCCCAGAGCATTGGGGTTAAACTGATAATCTCCATTGTGAGTGAAATAGTCATCTGTGGATAGTATAACAGCACCTGGGTTATGTTCCATCAGGGCtctacagaaaaacacacacacattgaggtAAAAGTCCCTCATTCTCAAAAACAAGCAAATCCACAGAAATAATTCTCATTTAATCATGAGGAGATCCACAAGCGAGTATATGAatgaaagacaggaaaaaagaaaagggttgTTCACAAAAATATATGTGAATATCACAAATTACGAGAGTattgaaagctttttttttgttttttttaccttgcCAAGGTTGACTTCCCAGAGCCAGGAGCACCACGCAGCAGCACAAGGACCCTCCCATGTAGCCTAAGCCGGTTGTGAGGGACAGGCAGGGCCCAGGACTTTGGAATAGTAGCAGAGGGTCTGAGAGGTGCTATACTGATGGGCCTGTGACTTGGCCAGGGAATCGAGGCCTGTGGCTGGTTGGTCAAATTGGAAGGCAGCTGAGCAACAGGGATGATAAAGGCAGGCCCTTGGTTTTGACCAACATGTGGAGTAAATACAGGAGCGTCTATGTTCAAGGGTGACTGTAAGTAGCCACTTGGCTCTGGAGTCAAGACGCTTACTTTAGCTCTTGCTCCTCCAACAGCAGTATTTACAGACATATGAAAAGGCTGTTGCTTTTTATACACCTGAAAAGCTGAAGGACGCCCGGATGCTCCCAGATCCAGTGAAGGTTTTGGCTTGTCTGTAGGTGTTTCTGCCATCAGCTGTGTGAAGTCCATTGATGGTTTCTCTTTGATAACACTCTCATTCTCCCAAGTGCTGGGTGGGTCAAGTACAGAGGAAGCTCCATACATCTGGCTCCCCTGGCTACCAGATTCAAGCTGCAAGCTAGACTGAAGCAGTTCAGGGAGGTCTTGTTTTGAAATTAATGGAGAGGACGAGTTCTGGCTAATGTGTTGCTCTTGTTGTATGGTTCGGGTCTCTAGCTCCTGATCAACCAGGAGGTCTAGTTCTTCTCTCAGAGAGTCAGAGCAATGATCAGTGGAGTCAGCTTCTGCTCCTGAATTAGATAAGAGTTGTGGACTGAGCAGGGCTGAGACAGTACGCTCAAAGCCAGAGATCGGAgatggtcctggagctgcacctTCAGCGGCGATTGAAAGCTCCAAGAGAGAGTCCATAGCATGTTCAACTAAAACAAAGAGTGTAAAAATTAATCATTAGTCTGATTTCTAGTGCTAGGATGAGTTTTTACAATCCAGGagttaatataaaaatattaatTCCTGGATTGTAAAAACTCATCCTTGTGTCTTTAAACTAAAATCCAATCGACATTATGATTTAGCTTTGTGTGAGGGCCATTCAATCTGAATTTCCTACTTAAAGTTAAAATGCCATTTCCCCTCAAAATATATTAACAGGTGTAGTGCACCATTGTTGTGATGTGGTTCTAAATCCACTGATAAATGATAAGTGTTTCTATTAAAACCAGCTACGACCATTTGTGGTTTTATCAATTAAATAGGAAGCCATAACGAGTTGTCTCCATCCTATCCTGATTATGAGTGCTATATAATCGGCTCACTCAGCTGAGAGCTGTAAATATTCTGTCTTCTAAAATCATTAGGGATTGGTGTAAAAACCAATGGAACTTTTCACTGAAAAACAAGGTTACTGAATTTAAATCAACTGCAACATCAGAAAAGACAGTAGCAAACACAATTTATATTATGTAACTCAACTGTCCTGATGTGACGTAGGTTACGCAAAACTCGAAAGtacttttgtttgattttgaagGAGACTGTTTTTTGATTCGTTACAGTTAACATGAAGTGTAGCTCTTGATAAATGGTTGTCTATTGTCGGTTTAACTCATCTTCAATAAGCATGCGACGTTTGTGCCGTTATAACATAAGTGACATGAACAACGCTTTTAATCAAGTAACAAATTCAAACGGTGCGGTTGCATAAGTGTTATTGTGCTTATATTCCATCGATCGGGATATACTGTATGTCCGTCAACATATGGCTCTGGTACAAACAGGTACAACAGGTGAATATGAGCGCGTGGTCCGACAACTATTTCTACCTTGGAGGAATCGTCTGCTAACAAGCTGAGCGTCTCAATATATACACGTTTATCGATCAATATCATTCCCATAACCCGCAGAACAGGTTGTAACACTGGTGTTTGTCGCTACCTTTAAAATCACACTCGGCTAGGACGATGTAGATGACGTCAGGGTCCAGGTGAGAGAACATCTCCTGCATCCCCTTAATGATTCTCTCTTTGTCGGAGTTAGACAGTGGGGCGCTGGATGGAAAGTTGCCCGCCATAGCGCTGTCAAATTCATGAGGTCCTCGACGACCCGTGTTTTGATCGGGGCTTCCCACTTCCGGCGGCCCGCCAGGAACTCTGGCTGGACTCTGGTCGCTTTTCTTTTTGCGCGGCATTTCGGGCTCCAATCTGCTACACACAGCGAACTAGGTAGCCACGGACAATGAGAAGGTAGCGCGGAAGTAAATGCATGATAGCGCCTCTGAGAAGTAAACTACAACTGCTGAGAGTTACGACATCGGTACAACACTTCCAGAGGCGGAACTAACCGAAAACACGTCCGTTCCAGGGCTGATGGGCGTCACGTGCTGTAAAGCCGGAAATGAATTAAAGCTATGTGCACAGGAATGTGtggattctcaatcatccagtcatagttatccaaggtagttttctgtgtcaactggactgtttttcttctcttttgaagacgtttcgacttctatccagaaggcttcttcagttccaGAAAActacacagaaaactaccttggatatttACACAGGAAGTTACGGAGTCCCTAAAGGGACAtgcacaaaattaaaaaaaattaccttTATTTGGCTTTCAACAACTCCTCGGATATTTCAACTGCTGCTAAGTAAGTTTCTGGTATGCACTAGTTTTATAAAGTCCTCATTTTGGTTTACAGTTCTTGAAATTACCAGACCTGGTCTACAGTACcttttatattttaatgtaGGCCTTTATTAAAAGAACATTGCTTGATTGTTAATCTCCATCAAAAGATTCTGCAGGAATGACAAATAAATGACTTCTGAAACCTGAAATGCTATTTTGGCGCAAGGGATACACTGATTTTGAACGTCATTGATTTTTGTTTATAAAGAGAACTAGAATCATCTGCCAAAACCAGGGATATAGATGGATGTCCACCAAAGGCAAGGAGCAATTCTTTAAGGACTAGACCCAAGAGGAACACGATGGCTCCATCTCTAAACCTATTTTTCTAAATGGCCCAATTGAGCATTTGGATACTTTTCAGGCACTTCGGATTCTGTATTACTGCCTTCATTGAGGGGTAATTATCTTATTTGGGTGGATGCATTTACTACTAGCATTTACTCCATTGCAATATGCATGATGGTCTACTGTCGAAATCTAAATTGAGGGAGTAGGCGAGGTTTCTTCAGGTGGGAATCAGTggatttcttcatctctctcttttctgaTATAGAAATTTTATCTTAGAAAGCAAGTAGCGGCTGCTTATGATGCACCCTGCTGggtcctctcttctcttctcttctcttctcttctcttctcttctcttctcttctcttctctctcttctcttctcttctcttctcttctcttctcttctcttctctataTCCATCTAAACGTATTGCCATCTTCATAGCTTTATGCTaacctactgacctccaaccctgctgacccactcaactcctataccagcagtttgttataacTTTCCATGATCTCTTCCTATTctttcctctacctgtcctctccacttctcctccttttctacccagctggccatcagcaggagagtccttctgcatgagcctggtcctgctcaaggtttcgtcctgttaaaggggagtttttccttgttgggtctcaggccctgggattctgtaaagcgccaaaaaacaattttgattttaacagacGCTATGAAgcttgattgactgattgattgatctgtctgtttaaaaaaaaatacatttgaatatACCCTTTTGTTTCTCGCCAGGTTGAGGTAGATGAGACCTGCTGAATGTGGGATTCCCATGTCATGAGGCCACTGAAGAATGACAATGAATGCCCTGCTGTCAACCCAAAAACCTGCATGTTTCCAGAACTCCAAAGAACTTATATCTGTTTTTCAGAAGTGGAATATTGCACATATTGCATATTGCATAGATATTGCACAGTTTTGTCAGAGTAAATGCACATTCTAATCATCATTCTGAAGGTGGAGGTCACAGTTACATCTCCCAACAGATGCTTTTAAGAAATGAATTAAGATATATCCATAATTTATTACATCTATATTAAAGCACACAATATTTCTGTAGCTCAGCTAGAAAATTACGGTTTTACTTTCAGTTATGTGTATCGTGGTGTTATTCAATGTATTGGAATTTAGTCACTGACAAATTCAATAATGATATTTATGTAAATGTTGATGTAACCTTGAATTAAAAGCATATGCCAATTAACTTCCTGTCAAATTTAAAACTTTCTTTGTGAAAATTCAATaaagtcaataaaataaatctccctaaaagagaaaagaataaataaatatataacgCCTGTCTATTTTATTGGGTCCTTGCTGGGTCCTTCAGGCGCTATGGACTGCTGTTTCATTCTTCCATCTGATTCGTTCATTTGACAGAGAAAATAGGTGTTTGGTTTTGTGGAAAAGCGTTGTTGTAGTATTGAAACTTGTACACCGCAAGAATGTCAGAGGAACGATCAGAAAGATCTGATGGAAgaattgttaaaatggaaaTCGACTACAGTTCAACTGTAGACCAGCGTCTCCCGGAATGCGAAAAAATGGCCAAAGTGAGTATGTTCGAAAAGAGGCCAGCGCTGGCTGAGTCATGGTGCATCACGGTCTGATACCTTCGAAGCTAACGTGTATTAGCATTACTTACgctgttttaaaaatacatgtatGTCTATATATAATCGTAAATTTAGAATCACTACTAAAGTCAGTGCATCTAGatacatttttatcacaaaACTTGTTGAAAACAAGGTAGCATGCTAACCGTTTAGCGGATATGCTTTTTAATATATTGGCAGTGTCAATACACTGACGTGCTTGTTGGAATGCCAATAAAACTCAATGATATTTGTGAACATCAAAATCACGTCAAAAGATTTTCATCCTGAATAAATCAATGTTTCACCCATAGGAGGGCAAGCTGCAAGAGGCCATCGAGGGTTTGTTGTCACTGGAGAAGCAAACGCGAACGGTAAAATGATTGAACTTGTTTTGATATCTTTAAGGCGGATGACGTTTTTGTTTAAGCAATATGGTGTTAGACATTTATAAAGTCTaagaatattttatttcaatAGCTGTGTCCTTAAAAGCAGTGGATTTCCAGATAATTTGATATGATGTTATTGATAAAAGTAGTGAATTTACTAAGAACAGTAAAATTATTGGTGTTTTTTGAACCTCTGACTTCTGTCAGGCATCAGACATGGTGTCCACCTCCAGAATCCTTGTGGCTGTGGTGCAGATGTGCTATCAAGCTAAAGACTGGGATGCCCTGAATGAAAACATCATGTTGCTCACCAAAAGGAGGAGTCAGCTTAAACAGGTTGATTACTAATAACTCTTTACTAATCTAAATGGTggttgaaaaataaaatcattgtgatccaatacccccccccccccccccccaactcgtTTCTTTTGGCAATATAAACAGTTGTGTAAATGTCATTGAAGTGAAAGAAATAATGTAAAGTCATATTGTAAAGTAATACTCAGATGCCTTATCTCTCTGTGTCCTCATCAGGCTGTTGCCAAGATGGTGCAAGAGTGCTACAAGTATGTGGATGCTGTGACAGACCTCAACATCAAGCTAAGACTTATTGACACACTTCGCACTGTGACAGCTGGCAaggtttgttcttttatttagaTTTCTGACAATGTGTACTCTACTGGAAAAAACGGCCAGGTCCCACCTTCTTTCCTGCTAATGTTTTAAGAATGCTGTCATCATAGATCTATGTAGAGATTGAGCGTGCAAGGCTAACGAAGACCCTGGCCAATATCAAGGAGCAGAGTGGAGATGTCAAAGAGGCAGCAGCCATtcttcaggagctgcaggtATTTCATGAACCCAGCTTGCAATTTTTGACAGGTAAAATTGGCACACAGCTCTGTTTGAGATGTTGTTTTCAACCTTGGTTCTCTCCTGCATGCTTAGGTTGAGACATATGGCTCcatggaaaaaaaggagaaagtggaGTTTATACTTGAACAAATGAGACTTTGCATTGCTGTTAAAGATTACATCCGCACCCAGATCATCAGCAAGAAGATTAACACCAAGTTCTTTCAGGAAGAGGGCACTGAAGTAAGGAGATATCTGACATGTTGGCTTTCATATAACACTGAACTGTTTTGTGAAGTTAAATTGACAGGATGGTTTGGTTTGCCGTCTGTGTGATCTCATTAGTAACACTGTTACTAAACACAGGGTTTTGTCTTATTGTAATATATCAGGAATCAAAGTTGAAGTACTACGACCTAATGATCCAAGTGGACCAGCATGAGGGCTCTTACCTTTCTATCTGTAAACATTATCGTGCCATCTATGACACCCCCTGTATcttagaggacagcagcaagtgGCAACAGGTATGTGAGTCTTTAATGTGTGGTTTACTGTGGTTTAGTCAGTGCCCACAGCAAGCGAGGAGGTTGTAGATGTAAATATACAATCACAACTATGAATGTAGATGCCATTGGAGTCATGTGGTCACATTTTTACTTGGGGCATTTTCAATTTGTGTTtaattttgttgtttgtcagtAGTTGAAATAAGAtacaaatattttaatttaacttaaatgaataaatgattgcGTATCACCTTATTTTGCTTACATGCACCCCAACAAAACACAGTTATTTAATATAGGACATCTAAAAATAGGTCGCCAAACAGTTGTAAGTTCTAATTGGTTTTTTTGAGGTGCTTTTCATGAAAATATGATTTTCATATGTATGCTTCGTCTCCGTTGTTTTTCAGGCCCTGAAGAGTGTGGTGCTGTACGTTATCCTTTCCCCTTACGACAATGAGCAGTCGGACCTTGTGCACAGAATCAGTAAAGACAAAAAACTTGAAGAAATCCCCAAATACAAGTACGACAATCCTGAGAACATTGATTCCATCAGATCGATTCGTCTTATGAGACGTGGGTATAAGTTTCACGTTTTCGTTTGCAGGGATCTTCTGAAACAGTTCACCACAATGGAGCTGATGCGCTGGACCTCACTGGTCGATGATTATGGAAAGGAGCTGCGAGACGGCTCCCCTGACAGCCCTGCCACCGATGTCTTTTCCTattcagaggagggagagaagcgGTGGAAGGATCTGAAGAACAGAGTGGTGGAGCATGTGAGTTGACATCTGTTGCTGCTTTTCCACTGGCAGCCCCGTTTGCCCCTGTGAGCTACAGTATTTGAGCCCAGTGTGGTTAaggataatgt from Takifugu flavidus isolate HTHZ2018 chromosome 6, ASM371156v2, whole genome shotgun sequence encodes the following:
- the n4bp2 gene encoding NEDD4-binding protein 2 isoform X5, producing the protein MPRKKKSDQSPARVPGGPPEVGSPDQNTGRRGPHEFDSAMAGNFPSSAPLSNSDKERIIKGMQEMFSHLDPDVIYIVLAECDFKVEHAMDSLLELSIAAEGAAPGPSPISGFERTVSALLSPQLLSNSGAEADSTDHCSDSLREELDLLVDQELETRTIQQEQHISQNSSSPLISKQDLPELLQSSLQLESGSQGSQMYGASSVLDPPSTWENESVIKEKPSMDFTQLMAETPTDKPKPSLDLGASGRPSAFQVYKKQQPFHMSVNTAVGGARAKVSVLTPEPSGYLQSPLNIDAPVFTPHVGQNQGPAFIIPVAQLPSNLTNQPQASIPWPSHRPISIAPLRPSATIPKSWALPVPHNRLRLHGRVLVLLRGAPGSGKSTLARALMEHNPGAVILSTDDYFTHNGDYQFNPNALGDAHESNHKRAKEAFQRGSNPIIIDNTNLQGWEMRPYVIQAVKHGYKVLFREPDTWWRYKPRELMRRTTHDVPLETIRHMLSKYERVVSVQSILGPQMEFQQCHLLEDESSELLSSETHCPDIVGQPELSHPHLFSSLPDVSSTGLSGEMGLVEDGACRFTELESLNFQPTGTAAENPEMPEMDKDIDSDEVKCELDAQLELHHLTVDQTIPDCLVESVMNEDQQGDEMSAVFSETIGQRVRRERPSRRSCLDNLEPADLVKYANQSDRKLGDKERSKEEETQTSDLLRHEGVQGIPQMDFTGDWPCEGFLQQRQVRKRREGCKERHENTDEAASRSNETQNKLQPEADKTEFQKLLDLIQTDVADIQMDNFSSSSLSSSSEEELEPNKEEAYRCYGSSSSKEKEQDMLLNRSHGELPDFVLDQKMNDSSNTTVALMDDWGVPKAENDVNINKESHNETGSLALKPAITSPLLSPDISSLALSDTVEADVHCGDDMELDTTVTEVDGSTHTSSVANVSQNSNFNLSPVCGNSVGAESSSCIGGNQERKQHQGRRSGKQCKLALTFTQNCPSSSVDSVVGSINVNSCQMSTNTDVQHLGPEWSTCLEPNSDLSIQSRSKPQPSSPLSVGVSDCFSQTEPQDFAFLWRLSNQNNLDEEFIATYSQLHNIIVLSGNSSWFKLSTAAHSRSHREVPYRVVHDKSTQLEDKDLGVSQDRLESLRILSRHFKLVSFDTLEDLFDKCHQDLEWTTNLLLDSGEIFFKEEDVDQKLKDGTEDGGNEIKPVVENATCPDAIEKRHTQNQPVGIEDKMSESDWRPGNSGGHLECTVTDKGCSETTSLLETSLQTEHLVTNAGERTGMEQEQEVGSEVWDEGLVTEEATVETEDELASMEAVSALLQAELNRIEEEEKKDIPGRRHMGAAGSHHLDIQSVELKLPTEVALQLIELFGPVGVDPDSTDDCAVQMDLNLAKLLHQKWKESVQEKQRQATLSFLSSKKDATNWQEWDMAKSGPAFFDSPMPFIDHWKVSQPSISLRDIIKEEQALQDNMEKKGKGLADLDGASLLKENQLYALFPSIDRHFLQAIFRDHKSRSLQHL
- the n4bp2 gene encoding NEDD4-binding protein 2 isoform X4 — translated: MPRKKKSDQSPARVPGGPPEVGSPDQNTGRRGPHEFDSAMAGNFPSSAPLSNSDKERIIKGMQEMFSHLDPDVIYIVLAECDFKVEHAMDSLLELSIAAEGAAPGPSPISGFERTVSALLSPQLLSNSGAEADSTDHCSDSLREELDLLVDQELETRTIQQEQHISQNSSSPLISKQDLPELLQSSLQLESGSQGSQMYGASSVLDPPSTWENESVIKEKPSMDFTQLMAETPTDKPKPSLDLGASGRPSAFQVYKKQQPFHMSVNTAVGGARAKVSVLTPEPSGYLQSPLNIDAPVFTPHVGQNQGPAFIIPVAQLPSNLTNQPQASIPWPSHRPISIAPLRPSATIPKSWALPVPHNRLRLHGRVLVLLRGAPGSGKSTLARALMEHNPGAVILSTDDYFTHNGDYQFNPNALGDAHESNHKRAKEAFQRGSNPIIIDNTNLQGWEMRPYVIQAVKHGYKVLFREPDTWWRYKPRELMRRTTHDVPLETIRHMLSKYERVVSVQSILGPQMEFQQCHLLEDESSELLSSETHCPDIVGQPELSHPHLFSSLPDVSSTGLSGEMGLVEDGACRFTELESLNFQPTGTAAENPEMPEMDKDIDSDEVKCELDAQLELHHLTVDQTIPDCLVESVMNEDQQGDEMSAVFSETIGQRVRRERPSRRSCLDNLEPADLVKYANQSDRKLGDKERSKEEETQTSDLLRHEGVQGIPQMDFTGDWPCEGFLQQRQVRKRREGCKERHENTDEAASRSNETQNKLQPEADKTEFQKLLDLIQTDVADIQMDNFSSSSLSSSSEEELEPNKEEAYRCYGSSSSKEKEQDMLLNRSHGELPDFVLDQKMNDSSNTTVALMDDWGVPKAENDVNINKESHNETGSLALKPAITSPLLSPDISSLALSDTVEADVHCGDDMELDTTVTEVDGSTHTSSVANVSQNSNFNLSPVCGNSVGAESSSCIGGNQERKQHQGRRSGKQCKLALTFTQNCPSSSVDSVVGSINVNSCQMSTNTDVQHLGPEWSTCLEPNSDLSIQSRSKPQPSSPLSVGVSDCFSQTEPQDFAFLWRLSNQNNLDEEFIATYSQLHNIIVLSGNSSWFKLSTAAHSRSHREVPYRVVHDKSTQLEDKDLGVSQDRLESLRILSRHFKLVSFDTLEDLFDKCHQDLEWTTNLLLDSGEIFFKEEDVDQKLKDGTEDGGNEIKPVVENATCPDAIEKRHTQNQPVGIEDKMSESDWRPGNSGGHLECTVTDKGCSETTSLLETSLQTEHLVTNAGERTGMEQEQEVGSEVWDEGLVTEEATVETEDELASMEAVSALLQAELNRIEEEEKKDIPGRRHMGAAGSHHLDIQSVELKLPTEVALQLIELFGPVGVDPDSTDDCAVQMDLNLAKLLHQKWKESVQEKQRQATLSFLSSKKDATNWQEWDMAKSGPAFFDSPMPFIDHWKVSQPSISLRDIIKEEQALQDNMEKKGKGLADLDGASLLKENQLYALFPSIDRHFLQAIFRDHNYSLTHTELFLRSLLDEEPVKTVVAPQAPPTDHHRANSGERELVPTNT